A genome region from Mesorhizobium sp. B2-1-8 includes the following:
- a CDS encoding aspartate aminotransferase family protein encodes MTHLLHRTTKGSLPIAVGGKGIQIFDSDGRSYIDASGGAAVSCLGHGHPDVIAALHEQLDRIAYAHTGFFSTEAAERLADRLVEDAPAGISHAYLLSGGSEAVEAALKMARQYFVEKGEPRRRHVIARRQSYHGNTLGALATGGNEWRRRQFQPLLIETHHIDPCFAYRHQLPDESDADYAARAAQALEDKILELGSGEVIAFVAETVVGATAGAVPPVADYLKRVRAICDRYGVLLILDEVMCGMGRTGTLHACEQDGVVPDLMTIAKALGGGYQPVGAVLLGQHIFDAFANGSGFFQHGHTYMGHPMAAAAGLAVQEVIRRDHLLDNVKAMGMHLQRRLGERFGNNHHVGDIRGRGLFQAIELVADRGSKEPFDPALKLNVRIKREAMNNGLMVYPMGGTIDGVRGDHVLLAPPFISTSQDIDAIVERLGDAVDAALRAPDLAGRA; translated from the coding sequence ATGACCCATCTTCTCCATCGCACCACCAAAGGTTCGCTTCCGATCGCCGTCGGCGGCAAAGGCATCCAGATATTCGACAGCGACGGCCGCTCCTACATCGATGCATCCGGCGGCGCGGCGGTGTCGTGTCTCGGCCACGGCCATCCCGACGTCATCGCCGCCTTGCATGAACAACTCGACCGCATCGCCTATGCCCACACCGGCTTCTTCAGTACGGAGGCGGCCGAACGTTTGGCCGACCGCCTGGTTGAAGACGCCCCGGCCGGGATCAGCCATGCCTATCTCTTGAGCGGCGGATCGGAAGCGGTGGAGGCGGCGCTGAAGATGGCGCGGCAATATTTTGTCGAGAAAGGCGAGCCGCGGCGGCGTCACGTCATCGCCCGCCGCCAGAGCTATCACGGCAACACTCTTGGCGCGCTCGCCACGGGCGGCAATGAATGGCGGCGGCGGCAATTTCAGCCGCTTCTCATCGAAACCCATCATATCGATCCATGTTTCGCCTATCGCCATCAACTGCCTGATGAAAGCGATGCCGACTACGCAGCGCGGGCAGCACAGGCCCTGGAGGACAAGATACTCGAACTCGGCTCCGGCGAGGTCATCGCCTTTGTCGCCGAGACGGTGGTCGGTGCGACCGCCGGCGCCGTGCCGCCGGTGGCGGACTACCTGAAGCGCGTCCGCGCCATCTGCGACCGTTACGGCGTGCTGCTCATCCTCGACGAGGTAATGTGCGGCATGGGCCGCACCGGCACGCTTCACGCCTGCGAACAGGACGGTGTCGTTCCCGATCTCATGACCATCGCCAAGGCGCTAGGCGGCGGTTATCAGCCCGTCGGCGCCGTGCTGCTCGGCCAGCATATCTTCGACGCCTTCGCCAACGGCTCCGGCTTCTTCCAGCACGGCCACACCTATATGGGTCATCCGATGGCCGCGGCGGCCGGCCTTGCCGTCCAGGAGGTGATCCGTCGCGACCATCTGCTCGACAACGTCAAGGCGATGGGCATGCATCTGCAACGGCGCCTGGGCGAACGCTTCGGCAATAATCATCATGTCGGCGACATTCGCGGCCGTGGCCTGTTCCAGGCGATCGAACTGGTCGCCGACCGCGGTTCGAAGGAGCCTTTCGATCCGGCGCTGAAGCTCAACGTCCGCATCAAGCGCGAAGCCATGAACAACGGCCTGATGGTCTATCCCATGGGCGGCACGATCGACGGCGTCAGAGGCGACCATGTGCTGCTCGCGCCGCCGTTCATTTCCACCAGCCAGGACATCGATGCCATCGTCGAACGGCTCGGCGATGCCGTCGATGCAGCCTTGCGCGCTCCCGACTTGGCGGGACGCGCCTGA
- a CDS encoding ABC transporter ATP-binding protein, translating to MSLLEVEGLNSYYGDSHILFDVSLRVEKNEVVALLGRNGAGKSTTLKSLMGVVTPRTGSIKFDGEELAGRKAHRIAQLGMQLVHEDRRIFGSLNVEDNIILAGLTADNRWPLERIYEMFPRLKERRTSRGTDLSGGEQQMLAIARALVRDPKIVLLDEPFEGLAPVIVQDLVKACRELAEAGQTIVLVEQNLAATLALAKRVYIINNGHIAHEGPAAEIKAQPELLQRYLGV from the coding sequence ATGAGCCTGCTCGAGGTCGAAGGTCTGAACAGCTACTACGGCGACAGCCACATTCTGTTCGACGTATCGCTGCGCGTGGAGAAAAACGAGGTTGTCGCGCTCCTTGGCAGGAACGGCGCCGGCAAGTCGACGACGCTGAAGAGCCTGATGGGTGTCGTCACGCCGCGCACAGGCAGCATCAAGTTCGATGGCGAGGAACTGGCGGGCAGGAAGGCGCACAGAATCGCGCAGCTCGGCATGCAACTCGTGCACGAGGATCGCCGCATCTTCGGCAGCCTGAATGTCGAGGACAACATCATCCTTGCGGGCCTGACCGCCGATAACAGGTGGCCGCTCGAGCGCATCTACGAGATGTTCCCGCGGCTGAAGGAGAGGCGCACCAGCCGGGGCACGGACCTCTCCGGGGGCGAACAGCAGATGTTGGCGATCGCCCGCGCGCTCGTGCGCGACCCGAAGATCGTCCTGCTGGACGAACCGTTCGAGGGGCTTGCCCCGGTTATTGTCCAGGATCTCGTCAAAGCCTGTCGCGAACTGGCCGAGGCCGGGCAGACCATCGTTCTGGTCGAACAGAACCTGGCCGCGACCTTGGCGCTTGCAAAGCGCGTCTATATCATCAACAACGGCCACATTGCCCATGAAGGACCTGCCGCCGAGATCAAGGCGCAGCCGGAACTCTTGCAGCGCTACCTCGGCGTATAG
- a CDS encoding TRAP transporter large permease, with the protein MGLELPILWLSILMFGGLGVLLLLGLPMAFCTGSLAVLFLFLFGNSAMLNMLPSRVFPFMTDYQLSAVPLFIFMAAILEKAGIIEELFDVVYKWLGGLKGGLASATVISCTLLAAMVGVVGATEVTMGMIALPAMLRRNYDAKLACGSLLAGGTLGILIPPSVMAIVYAVVAQQSLGELLIGSVFPGLLLSGMYVAYVTARCYINPKLGPALPPNERIAFTEKLKLLRRTFMPILLILLVLGVIFMGIATPVEAAGIGTFGAFIVCAAHRRLTWGTIRDASVSTLKATAMVMWIFFGATMFVGFFILKGGQNFVAESILGTGLAPYGVLILMMAILFVLGMFLDWVGILLLTVPIFLPILKSLQFGGAFGFAGVAPEDVPLWYGVIFMVNMQMAFLSPPFGYSLFYLKSVAPPEISMATIFRSAVPFLCLQAIGVGLCIVFPSIVVWLPKVMYGGN; encoded by the coding sequence ATGGGTCTCGAACTTCCGATCCTGTGGCTCAGCATATTGATGTTCGGGGGCCTGGGCGTACTTCTGCTGCTCGGGCTGCCGATGGCCTTTTGCACCGGCAGCCTTGCTGTGCTTTTCCTCTTCCTGTTCGGCAACTCGGCCATGCTGAACATGCTGCCCTCCCGGGTCTTCCCGTTCATGACGGATTACCAGCTCTCGGCGGTGCCGCTTTTCATCTTCATGGCCGCGATTCTCGAGAAGGCGGGTATCATCGAGGAGTTGTTCGACGTCGTCTACAAATGGCTGGGCGGGCTGAAGGGCGGGCTCGCCTCGGCCACTGTGATCTCCTGCACGCTGCTGGCCGCGATGGTAGGCGTGGTCGGGGCGACGGAAGTGACGATGGGCATGATAGCGCTGCCGGCGATGTTGCGCCGAAACTACGACGCCAAGCTCGCCTGCGGCTCACTTCTCGCCGGCGGGACGCTTGGCATTCTCATCCCACCCTCCGTCATGGCGATCGTCTACGCCGTCGTCGCGCAGCAGTCGCTGGGCGAACTTTTGATCGGGTCGGTGTTTCCCGGGCTGCTGCTGTCGGGAATGTATGTCGCTTACGTGACGGCGCGCTGCTACATCAACCCGAAGCTCGGACCCGCGTTGCCGCCGAACGAGCGCATCGCCTTCACCGAAAAACTCAAGCTTTTGCGCCGCACGTTCATGCCGATACTGCTGATCCTGCTTGTGCTCGGGGTTATCTTCATGGGCATTGCCACGCCTGTCGAGGCCGCCGGCATCGGTACGTTCGGTGCCTTCATCGTCTGCGCCGCACACCGGCGCCTGACCTGGGGCACGATCCGCGACGCCAGCGTATCGACCCTGAAGGCGACGGCGATGGTCATGTGGATATTTTTCGGCGCCACCATGTTCGTCGGCTTTTTCATCTTGAAGGGCGGGCAGAACTTCGTGGCCGAGTCCATTCTGGGAACGGGTCTGGCGCCCTACGGCGTTCTTATTCTGATGATGGCGATCCTTTTCGTCCTCGGCATGTTTCTGGACTGGGTGGGAATCCTCCTTCTGACCGTGCCGATCTTTCTGCCCATCCTCAAGTCGCTTCAGTTCGGCGGCGCGTTTGGGTTCGCCGGCGTGGCTCCCGAAGACGTCCCGCTTTGGTACGGCGTCATATTCATGGTCAACATGCAGATGGCTTTCCTGAGCCCGCCGTTTGGCTATTCGCTGTTTTACCTGAAGAGTGTTGCGCCGCCGGAGATTTCAATGGCGACGATCTTCAGATCCGCGGTGCCCTTCTTGTGTCTGCAAGCCATCGGAGTGGGCCTGTGCATTGTGTTCCCCTCGATCGTCGTGTGGCTGCCGAAGGTCATGTACGGCGGCAATTGA
- a CDS encoding DUF982 domain-containing protein: protein MAQGWFAAPVSVTVGIFGSIRNIISARQADELLRERLRHGGSPKILAAHHACRAAMEDEAKAEAARMAFIEAAREARLLPGN, encoded by the coding sequence ATGGCTCAGGGTTGGTTTGCCGCTCCTGTATCGGTGACGGTAGGCATCTTCGGAAGCATCAGAAACATCATTAGCGCGCGCCAGGCGGATGAACTGCTCCGTGAAAGGCTGCGCCATGGCGGCTCACCCAAGATTCTGGCCGCTCATCACGCCTGTCGAGCCGCGATGGAAGATGAAGCAAAGGCGGAAGCCGCCCGAATGGCGTTCATCGAGGCCGCACGGGAAGCGCGCCTGTTGCCCGGCAACTGA
- a CDS encoding MurR/RpiR family transcriptional regulator — protein MDQGPLAERIVAEFDGMSAQLQTAARYMLDHPSDVALLSMREQARQAGVQPATMTRLAQHLGFEGYDVVRDSYAAAVRSGYPGFAGKAGVQLRSQKLKGDRAQAAEMLDSLAAQFAQLARPDRLDRIVAAARRLSAARRIYCLGLRSSHPVAWHIHYVLSLVGEKSVLLDGVAGTGADAIGRATNDDVLLVASVLPYTRQTVEVAEYAAGRGVCVVAITDSEVAPLAQIAAEVILVPTQTPSFLHTMAPAFAVAEILAAVVAGHGGEQALAEIRRTDEHHAALNVHLKPRLGKK, from the coding sequence ATGGACCAGGGGCCCTTGGCGGAACGCATCGTCGCGGAGTTCGACGGCATGTCGGCGCAGCTGCAGACCGCGGCTCGCTACATGCTCGACCATCCGAGCGACGTGGCCTTGCTTTCCATGCGCGAGCAGGCGCGGCAGGCGGGGGTGCAGCCGGCCACCATGACGCGTCTGGCCCAGCATCTCGGCTTCGAAGGATATGATGTCGTGCGCGATTCCTACGCCGCGGCGGTGCGCAGCGGATATCCCGGCTTTGCAGGAAAAGCGGGGGTCCAGCTGCGCAGCCAGAAGCTCAAGGGCGACCGCGCTCAAGCCGCCGAGATGCTGGACTCGCTAGCCGCCCAGTTCGCCCAGCTTGCCAGGCCAGATAGGCTGGACCGCATCGTGGCTGCGGCGAGACGGCTCTCGGCCGCGCGCCGGATCTATTGCCTCGGCCTGCGCTCCAGCCATCCTGTCGCCTGGCATATCCACTATGTCCTGTCGCTCGTTGGCGAGAAATCGGTGCTGCTCGACGGCGTGGCCGGAACCGGTGCCGACGCGATTGGCCGCGCCACCAATGACGATGTGCTGCTCGTGGCGAGCGTGCTCCCCTACACCCGCCAGACGGTCGAGGTCGCCGAATATGCGGCCGGACGCGGTGTCTGCGTCGTCGCGATCACGGACAGCGAGGTGGCGCCGCTCGCCCAGATCGCGGCCGAGGTCATCCTCGTTCCAACGCAGACCCCATCCTTCCTCCACACCATGGCGCCGGCCTTCGCCGTAGCGGAAATCCTGGCAGCGGTCGTCGCCGGCCATGGCGGCGAGCAGGCGCTGGCGGAGATACGACGCACCGACGAACACCATGCGGCGCTCAATGTTCACCTGAAACCGCGGCTCGGCAAGAAATGA
- a CDS encoding TRAP transporter permease — translation MTDQFRKAGAPEDVDIDRLNEIVAEADTGGRKPTGLAAHLVLAVALAWSLFQLWYSSPIPFMLGFGVVSDGIARSIHLAFALFLALVTFPAFKSSSRSRVPLPDWILAIAGAAAALYLVVFYGEIATRPGLPTTADLVISIIGIVILMEAARRAVGPAITVIAGLMLIYIFVGPYMPGLLAHKGATLSRAASQMWLTSEGVFGVALGVSTNVVFMFVLFGTLLERAGAGGYFILLAFSVLGKYRGGPAKAGVVASGLTGMISGSSIANVVTTGTFTIPLMKRVGYTPVKAGAIECAAGVNGQIMPPVMGAAAFLIAEYVGISYAEVVKHAFFPALLTYGSLFYIVDIEAMKMGLKGLPSRSRHPALQGALRSLMGICAFVILAGLVYYGIGWTKTAFGSAATWMIVAALAVVYVGLVAYRAKHPDLPLNSLKGDILEIPHFGETARTGLHFLLPVVLLIWCLMVEELSPGLSAFWGSAALMVLVVTQRPLTAFFRKQDLMPRWREGFVDLIEGLSAAARNMTTVGIATATAGIIVGTVLLTGVGLVMTELVEFISAGSFIVMLLFTALICIILGMGMPTTASYVVVATLMAPVMVDLAAQNDLAVPLVAVHLFVFYFGLMADVTPPVGLAAYAAAAISGADPVKTGFQGFKYEIRTALLPFIFIFNNGLLMIDIQGPLDFIMVIATSALAMVAFVAATQNWFLVRNRWYEAIALLLICFTLFRPGYWLDLVDEPFVAKPVSQLNQTIDATPAGQAVRVKLKTVNINGDEIEKLIRLDLAEGKNAAERLESAGLTVSALGDTMTVGIVRLGSQAAKFGLQPGDEIIGVMVPSSRPSRYWFVLPALLLFGLVFWLQRRRRADSLAAAAAP, via the coding sequence ATGACAGACCAGTTCCGCAAGGCAGGAGCACCTGAAGACGTCGATATCGACAGACTGAACGAGATTGTCGCGGAAGCGGATACGGGCGGCCGCAAGCCGACCGGCCTGGCCGCGCATCTGGTCTTGGCGGTCGCGCTGGCCTGGTCGCTGTTCCAGCTTTGGTACTCCTCGCCGATCCCTTTCATGCTCGGTTTCGGCGTCGTCAGCGACGGCATTGCGCGTTCCATTCATCTGGCCTTTGCGCTGTTCCTGGCGCTCGTCACCTTCCCCGCTTTCAAAAGCTCTTCACGCAGCCGCGTTCCATTGCCCGACTGGATCCTTGCCATAGCCGGCGCTGCGGCGGCGCTTTACCTCGTCGTCTTCTACGGCGAGATCGCCACCCGGCCCGGGCTCCCCACGACCGCGGATCTCGTCATCTCCATCATCGGCATCGTCATACTGATGGAAGCCGCCCGGCGAGCCGTCGGTCCCGCCATCACCGTCATCGCCGGGCTGATGCTGATCTACATTTTCGTCGGCCCCTATATGCCCGGCCTGCTGGCGCACAAAGGCGCGACGCTGTCGCGCGCCGCCTCGCAGATGTGGCTCACTTCCGAGGGCGTGTTCGGCGTCGCGCTCGGTGTCTCGACCAACGTCGTCTTCATGTTCGTGCTGTTTGGAACGCTGCTCGAGCGTGCCGGGGCAGGCGGCTATTTCATCCTGCTTGCCTTCTCCGTCCTCGGCAAATATCGCGGCGGCCCCGCCAAGGCCGGGGTCGTCGCATCAGGCCTGACAGGCATGATTTCCGGATCGTCGATCGCCAATGTCGTCACCACCGGCACCTTCACCATTCCCCTGATGAAGCGCGTCGGCTACACGCCGGTCAAAGCCGGCGCCATCGAATGTGCCGCCGGCGTCAACGGGCAGATCATGCCGCCCGTGATGGGGGCAGCCGCCTTCCTCATCGCCGAATATGTCGGCATTTCCTATGCCGAGGTGGTCAAGCACGCCTTCTTTCCCGCGCTGCTTACCTACGGCTCGCTCTTCTATATCGTCGACATCGAAGCGATGAAGATGGGCCTGAAGGGCCTGCCGTCGCGCAGCCGCCATCCCGCCTTGCAAGGGGCGCTGCGCTCGCTGATGGGCATCTGCGCCTTCGTCATCCTGGCCGGACTCGTCTATTACGGCATCGGCTGGACCAAGACCGCGTTCGGCAGCGCCGCGACCTGGATGATCGTCGCGGCGCTTGCCGTCGTCTATGTCGGTCTCGTCGCTTACAGGGCAAAGCATCCCGACTTGCCGCTCAACAGCCTCAAGGGCGATATCCTGGAAATTCCGCATTTCGGTGAGACGGCACGGACAGGCCTGCATTTCCTGCTGCCGGTGGTGCTCCTCATCTGGTGCCTGATGGTCGAGGAGCTTTCGCCCGGCCTTTCCGCCTTCTGGGGCTCCGCCGCCTTGATGGTATTGGTCGTCACACAGCGCCCGCTGACGGCGTTCTTTCGCAAGCAAGATCTCATGCCGCGTTGGCGCGAAGGTTTCGTCGATCTCATCGAGGGGCTGTCGGCCGCGGCGCGCAACATGACCACGGTCGGCATCGCCACGGCGACGGCCGGCATCATCGTCGGCACGGTGCTGTTGACCGGTGTCGGGCTTGTGATGACCGAACTCGTCGAATTCATCTCGGCCGGCAGCTTCATCGTCATGCTGCTGTTCACCGCCCTCATCTGCATCATTCTGGGAATGGGCATGCCGACCACGGCCAGCTATGTCGTCGTCGCCACGCTGATGGCGCCGGTGATGGTCGACCTCGCCGCGCAGAACGACCTGGCCGTACCGCTGGTAGCCGTGCATCTCTTCGTCTTCTATTTCGGGCTGATGGCCGATGTGACGCCACCGGTCGGTCTAGCGGCGTATGCCGCGGCCGCGATTTCGGGCGCCGATCCGGTCAAGACCGGCTTTCAGGGATTCAAGTACGAAATCAGGACGGCATTGCTGCCGTTCATCTTCATCTTCAACAACGGCCTGCTGATGATCGACATCCAGGGGCCGCTGGATTTCATCATGGTCATCGCCACATCGGCGCTGGCAATGGTGGCCTTTGTGGCGGCGACGCAGAACTGGTTCCTGGTTCGCAACCGGTGGTACGAGGCCATTGCGCTGTTGCTGATCTGCTTCACGCTGTTTCGGCCGGGCTATTGGCTCGATCTGGTCGATGAGCCCTTTGTTGCAAAACCCGTATCGCAATTGAACCAGACGATCGATGCCACGCCCGCCGGTCAAGCGGTTCGTGTCAAGCTGAAGACGGTCAACATCAACGGCGACGAGATCGAGAAACTGATCAGGCTCGATCTCGCCGAAGGCAAAAATGCGGCGGAGCGGCTGGAAAGCGCGGGACTGACCGTGAGTGCGCTCGGCGACACGATGACAGTCGGGATCGTGCGTCTCGGCAGCCAGGCGGCAAAATTCGGTCTGCAGCCCGGAGACGAAATCATCGGGGTCATGGTGCCGAGCAGCCGGCCGTCACGCTACTGGTTCGTGCTTCCGGCGCTCTTGCTGTTCGGGCTGGTTTTCTGGCTGCAGAGACGCCGAAGGGCGGATAGCCTGGCGGCTGCAGCAGCACCTTAA
- a CDS encoding 3-keto-5-aminohexanoate cleavage protein: protein MQSQSSDRPVAIAVAPNGGRRSKADHPGLPMTPAELARTAAECLEAGAAMIHLHVRDRDGRHILDPDAYRAATAAIRRTVGNAMVVQITSEALGVYQPGRQMEAVRETRPEAVSLALRELVPDRDAEPVFASFLGWLKRERVLPQIILYDPGEALYLCDLQRRGMIPWDDIPVLFVLGRYTTSQQSAPMDLLPFLSPGIPAFSSFMVCAFGRDEAACVSAGALLGGDVRVGFENNLLLPDGSTAPTNAFLVDTVARMLRGFGRPIRTPASLRHAWGMGHR, encoded by the coding sequence ATGCAGTCCCAATCCTCGGACAGGCCCGTCGCGATCGCCGTCGCGCCGAATGGCGGCAGACGCAGCAAGGCCGACCATCCGGGCTTGCCGATGACGCCGGCCGAACTGGCGCGGACGGCGGCCGAGTGCCTCGAGGCCGGCGCGGCCATGATTCACCTGCATGTGCGCGACCGGGATGGCCGGCACATTCTCGACCCCGACGCCTATCGCGCCGCCACCGCCGCCATTCGACGGACGGTTGGCAATGCAATGGTGGTGCAAATCACCAGCGAGGCGCTTGGCGTCTATCAGCCCGGCAGGCAGATGGAAGCGGTTCGCGAGACCAGGCCCGAGGCCGTCTCGCTGGCACTGCGCGAGCTTGTCCCGGACCGGGATGCCGAGCCGGTTTTCGCCTCGTTCCTCGGCTGGCTGAAGCGCGAACGCGTGTTGCCGCAGATCATACTCTACGATCCCGGCGAGGCACTGTACCTGTGCGATCTACAGCGGCGGGGCATGATCCCCTGGGACGACATTCCCGTGCTCTTCGTCCTTGGCCGCTACACGACATCGCAGCAATCGGCGCCCATGGATCTGCTGCCGTTTCTTTCGCCAGGTATTCCGGCCTTCAGTTCCTTCATGGTCTGCGCCTTCGGCCGCGACGAGGCTGCCTGCGTGTCCGCCGGGGCGCTGCTGGGTGGAGATGTCCGGGTCGGCTTCGAGAACAATCTTCTGCTGCCGGACGGTTCGACGGCGCCCACCAACGCATTTCTGGTCGATACTGTCGCGCGTATGCTCCGAGGCTTTGGACGGCCAATCCGAACCCCCGCCTCATTGCGCCATGCCTGGGGCATGGGTCACCGGTGA
- a CDS encoding TAXI family TRAP transporter solute-binding subunit yields MRSLLKTLIAAGAAGCLLAATPSFAEQKFITIGTGGVTGVYYAVGGAICRLMNKDRQKTGIRCSTESTGGSVFNVNSINTGDLDFGLTQSDVQFQAYNGVGNFDGKAVKDLRAVFSVHPEPFTVLARPDAGVKTFEDFKGKRFNVGNPGSGTRSSMEELLKQMGWTLKDFSLAAELKADEQGSALCDNKIDGFFYGVGHPSAAIQDPTTACGAKLVPLTGHAVDALVKAHPYYSVATIPGGMYANNPDPTTTFGVRATVVTSAKTPDDVVYEMVKAVFENFDDFKKLHPAFANLDPKEMIKAGLSAPLHPGAERYYKEKGWL; encoded by the coding sequence ATGCGTAGTCTGCTGAAAACCCTGATAGCCGCGGGCGCGGCGGGGTGTCTGCTTGCCGCCACACCCTCGTTCGCCGAGCAGAAGTTCATCACCATAGGCACCGGCGGCGTGACCGGCGTCTATTATGCCGTTGGCGGCGCCATTTGCCGGCTCATGAACAAGGACAGGCAGAAGACCGGCATACGCTGCTCGACCGAATCGACCGGCGGTTCGGTTTTCAACGTCAATTCGATCAATACCGGCGACCTCGATTTCGGCCTTACCCAGTCCGACGTGCAGTTTCAGGCCTATAACGGCGTCGGCAATTTCGACGGCAAGGCGGTAAAGGATCTGCGCGCGGTCTTCTCGGTCCACCCCGAACCGTTCACCGTGCTGGCGCGGCCCGATGCGGGCGTGAAGACCTTCGAGGATTTCAAAGGCAAGCGCTTTAATGTCGGCAATCCCGGTTCCGGCACGCGGTCCTCGATGGAAGAGCTGTTGAAGCAGATGGGCTGGACCCTGAAGGACTTTTCGCTAGCCGCCGAGCTCAAGGCCGATGAGCAGGGCAGTGCGCTTTGCGACAACAAGATCGACGGCTTCTTCTATGGCGTCGGACATCCGTCAGCCGCGATCCAGGATCCGACGACCGCCTGCGGCGCCAAGCTCGTTCCGCTGACCGGCCACGCCGTCGACGCGCTGGTGAAGGCGCACCCCTATTATTCGGTCGCGACCATCCCCGGCGGCATGTACGCCAACAATCCCGATCCGACGACGACGTTCGGCGTGCGCGCCACCGTGGTCACGAGCGCCAAGACCCCGGACGACGTGGTCTACGAAATGGTCAAGGCGGTTTTCGAGAACTTTGACGACTTCAAGAAGCTGCATCCGGCTTTCGCCAATCTCGACCCCAAGGAGATGATCAAGGCCGGCCTCTCGGCGCCGCTGCATCCCGGCGCCGAGCGCTACTACAAGGAAAAAGGCTGGCTCTGA
- a CDS encoding TRAP transporter small permease subunit produces the protein MPSLTFVLPHWLYWSSLVLFPLAAVFFVYRERAQRDAGRANLFLAYFFLITAGFLGMHRFYLKSRWGFLFIPFFVAVLWTSGQVRDGREALSLARSQAEHAERVLTHAKADVASGKAGAADRLAKADSDAVSARDNNAAAIGGLVRSNNLARIAGILLGIVLVGDIFLVPGLVRRARERERQPAPTDVHPLVTDVPVTPVKQPLAVFRPVDWLVRVTGELVAYWAVLAVIAYYYEVVARYVFNSPTNWVHESMFLMFGIQYMLAGAYAYRDETHVRVDIIYSHLSERGRAVCDIITSAFFFLFTGTMLVTGWRFASDAMAVGERSFTEWGIQYWPVKLAIPIGAALLLLQGLSRLMRDITIATRRIG, from the coding sequence ATGCCCTCACTCACTTTTGTGCTGCCGCACTGGCTCTACTGGTCGAGCCTCGTGCTTTTTCCGCTTGCCGCGGTCTTCTTTGTCTACCGCGAGCGGGCACAACGCGACGCCGGCCGCGCCAACCTGTTCCTCGCCTATTTCTTTCTGATCACCGCCGGATTTCTCGGCATGCATCGTTTCTACCTGAAGAGCCGCTGGGGGTTCTTGTTCATCCCGTTCTTCGTCGCCGTGCTCTGGACGAGTGGGCAGGTGCGCGACGGACGCGAGGCATTGTCGCTGGCGCGGTCGCAGGCCGAGCATGCCGAAAGGGTCTTGACGCATGCCAAGGCGGACGTTGCATCCGGCAAGGCCGGCGCCGCCGATCGCCTCGCCAAGGCCGACTCGGATGCGGTGAGCGCCCGCGACAACAACGCTGCCGCCATTGGCGGGCTCGTCCGATCGAACAACCTCGCGCGAATTGCCGGAATTCTCCTCGGCATCGTTCTCGTGGGCGACATCTTTCTAGTGCCCGGCCTGGTTCGCCGCGCCCGGGAACGTGAGCGGCAACCGGCCCCTACCGACGTCCACCCTCTCGTGACCGACGTGCCCGTCACACCCGTCAAGCAGCCACTCGCTGTTTTCCGGCCCGTTGACTGGCTGGTCAGGGTGACAGGCGAGTTGGTCGCCTACTGGGCGGTCCTCGCGGTCATCGCCTACTACTACGAGGTCGTGGCGCGTTACGTTTTCAACTCGCCGACGAACTGGGTGCACGAGAGCATGTTTCTCATGTTCGGCATCCAGTACATGCTGGCCGGAGCCTATGCCTATCGCGACGAAACCCATGTCAGGGTAGACATCATCTACAGCCATCTCTCGGAACGTGGCCGTGCGGTCTGCGACATCATCACCTCGGCCTTCTTTTTCCTGTTCACGGGCACCATGCTCGTCACGGGCTGGCGTTTTGCCAGTGACGCAATGGCGGTAGGCGAGCGTTCTTTCACCGAATGGGGTATCCAGTACTGGCCGGTAAAGCTCGCCATCCCCATCGGGGCGGCGCTGCTGTTGCTTCAGGGTCTGTCCCGGCTGATGCGCGACATCACCATTGCCACCAGAAGGATCGGCTGA